One window from the genome of Gimesia aquarii encodes:
- a CDS encoding DUF1501 domain-containing protein, which translates to MLTILGKPTANNGSFCDGVSRRSFLKIGGMALGGISLPGVLKAETESRTGSNHKAIINIYMPGGPSHIDLWDPKPDAPIEIRGEFNPIQTNVPGIQICELFPRMAAMMDKFIPVRSISDADGRHDAYQCMTGRRFNSRKLPGGWPAAGAFVSKLQGPVNAAVPSNVALMYKTGNGTWGQPGTGGFLGVQHSPFNLVGRKARSSPENMILQGITLERLQDRVQLQRAFDTFRRDADTSGLMESMDVYGQQAMNILTTSKLADALDLSKEDPQILARYGKSDETFQRDGAPRMIENFCLARRLVEAGARFVSLNYSRWDWHGPDGMNFPKSREEFPLLDQGLSALVTDLHERGLDKDVSVVVWGEFGRTPKINRNNSRDHWPKVSCAMLAGGGMQTGQVIGKTNRNGEYAIDRPVKFQEVFATLYQNVGLDLNGTRIFDTSGTPQYLVDQGIDPMRELI; encoded by the coding sequence ATGCTGACGATTCTTGGTAAACCGACTGCGAACAACGGTTCATTTTGTGATGGTGTTTCTCGCCGTAGCTTCTTGAAAATCGGAGGCATGGCCCTTGGTGGGATTTCACTACCGGGTGTGCTCAAGGCCGAAACTGAGAGCCGAACTGGCAGCAATCACAAAGCGATTATCAATATCTATATGCCCGGTGGTCCATCACACATTGATTTATGGGACCCTAAGCCGGATGCGCCCATAGAAATACGTGGCGAGTTCAACCCGATTCAAACGAATGTACCCGGAATTCAAATCTGTGAACTGTTCCCGCGAATGGCTGCCATGATGGACAAGTTCATTCCCGTGCGTTCTATCTCTGATGCCGACGGCAGACACGATGCTTATCAATGTATGACGGGCAGACGTTTCAATAGTCGCAAGCTACCCGGAGGCTGGCCGGCAGCGGGGGCCTTTGTCTCGAAACTGCAAGGTCCAGTCAATGCAGCGGTCCCGTCGAATGTGGCCCTGATGTATAAAACGGGTAACGGCACTTGGGGCCAACCTGGTACGGGTGGCTTTCTGGGAGTTCAACATTCGCCATTCAATCTGGTAGGGCGTAAAGCCCGTAGTTCACCTGAGAATATGATTCTGCAGGGGATCACACTCGAACGTTTACAAGACCGGGTTCAGTTACAGCGCGCGTTTGATACGTTTCGTCGAGACGCCGACACTTCGGGATTGATGGAAAGTATGGACGTGTATGGCCAACAGGCGATGAATATTTTGACCACCTCGAAACTGGCCGATGCATTGGATCTCTCGAAAGAAGATCCGCAAATTCTTGCCCGTTACGGTAAAAGTGATGAAACATTTCAACGCGATGGTGCGCCCCGGATGATCGAAAATTTCTGTCTGGCGCGGCGACTGGTCGAAGCGGGTGCCCGGTTTGTTTCTTTGAACTACAGCCGTTGGGACTGGCACGGTCCCGATGGTATGAACTTTCCCAAGTCTCGGGAGGAATTTCCACTACTCGACCAGGGGCTTTCCGCTTTAGTGACCGACTTGCACGAACGCGGCCTTGACAAAGATGTGTCCGTTGTGGTCTGGGGTGAGTTTGGACGGACGCCGAAGATTAATCGAAATAACAGCCGCGACCATTGGCCGAAAGTCTCTTGTGCGATGCTCGCTGGTGGCGGTATGCAGACCGGTCAGGTGATCGGCAAAACCAACCGCAACGGCGAATACGCGATTGACCGCCCCGTCAAGTTTCAGGAAGTCTTCGCCACGCTATACCAAAATGTCGGCCTGGATCTCAACGGTACCCGCATCTTCGACACCAGCGGCACGCCGCAGTATCTGGTAGACCAGGGCATCGACCCCATGCGCGAACTGATTTGA
- a CDS encoding DUF1559 domain-containing protein has protein sequence MRTHSSCRTVPGLHRRFAFTLIELLVVIAIIAILIALLLPAVQQAREAARRSACKNNLKQLVLALHNYHSTYSVFPPGSVNGRGDNPNGAHGSGTAAIGGSWILMLLADLEQSAMFDDFMTIANERPEVLDWLGNGVYTSQGMDVGSKQISSMLCPSHPKNKEQFANGTGLEHLARGNYAANYGKAGYGRIHTNNGSVGGVFGNNSSIAMRDIIDGTSNTLALSELKFRLQDSTGPSSQDTRGTWAYGVMGGNVFSTQTGPNSSTPDGIWGCRSFPAEDMQCVQIGSPYTEMYSAARSYHIGGVQGAMADGSVRFFSENIDLTLWQALGTRGGREVVEGF, from the coding sequence ATGCGAACTCATTCGTCTTGCCGAACTGTTCCCGGGCTTCATCGTCGTTTTGCATTCACTTTAATTGAATTGTTGGTCGTGATTGCCATCATTGCGATCTTAATTGCGCTGTTGCTTCCTGCAGTCCAGCAGGCACGAGAGGCAGCCAGACGTTCTGCCTGTAAAAATAACTTGAAACAACTCGTCTTGGCATTACACAATTATCACTCGACCTATTCCGTGTTTCCTCCTGGTAGCGTAAACGGACGAGGCGATAATCCGAACGGCGCTCATGGGTCTGGAACAGCTGCCATTGGTGGTTCATGGATTTTGATGTTGCTGGCAGACCTTGAGCAGTCGGCCATGTTTGATGATTTCATGACGATTGCGAACGAACGACCGGAAGTTCTCGATTGGCTTGGAAATGGTGTTTATACTTCACAAGGGATGGACGTGGGCAGCAAACAAATCAGCTCGATGCTATGTCCCTCACATCCTAAAAATAAAGAACAGTTTGCCAATGGAACTGGTTTAGAACACCTGGCCCGAGGCAATTATGCAGCCAACTATGGCAAAGCAGGTTATGGTCGGATTCATACAAATAATGGCAGTGTGGGAGGCGTCTTCGGCAATAACTCCAGCATTGCGATGCGAGACATTATTGATGGGACTTCGAACACGCTGGCGTTAAGCGAGCTAAAGTTTCGGCTGCAGGACTCCACGGGACCATCCAGCCAGGATACGCGTGGTACCTGGGCATATGGAGTGATGGGAGGCAACGTTTTCAGCACTCAGACTGGACCAAACAGTTCAACGCCCGATGGTATTTGGGGCTGCCGCAGTTTCCCCGCTGAAGACATGCAATGTGTCCAGATTGGTTCGCCTTATACCGAGATGTATTCAGCGGCGCGCAGTTATCACATTGGTGGCGTTCAAGGGGCGATGGCAGATGGCTCTGTACGATTTTTCTCTGAGAACATTGACTTAACGCTCTGGCAAGCCTTGGGTACACGAGGTGGTCGCGAAGTGGTGGAAGGTTTCTGA
- a CDS encoding Gfo/Idh/MocA family protein, with translation MNHKQTRRRFLQNSTKVAAITAATSALGGVHTFGAEVPEKLNVGIIGCGSIMGHHVKGLVARKEPVSISYLCDVDPRQIERTAKYLNGFQSKAAKQTAQFQDVITDKNVDAVIIATPHHWHAPMTIAAMMEGKDVYIEKPISHVYNEGHQIIEAAKKYQRVVQQGSQMRNSPVTQKAEKLLKQGIIGEVKIARAWTAESRSVVKPVPDSAPPHGVDYDRWLGPAPKRAFNQHRFHGSWRMFRDYANGEIGDDGIHDLDMAAWGLGVETLPRQITARGSRMMLHGHASEYPDNMNVTYEYPDGRLLIYENYPFTSYGLHGFDNGNVFYGTEGHMIFSRRGAFSVFLGSKNKKGPTEGKALRGQRGYAEHMSEFLNAVRTRKPTKANPQTAHRSCALVHLGEITYRTRGRLDFDPIKEQFIDCDEANGMLDKTYRSPYGLPT, from the coding sequence ATGAATCACAAACAGACACGACGAAGGTTTCTACAGAATTCAACCAAAGTTGCAGCAATCACGGCTGCAACATCAGCTTTAGGTGGAGTCCACACATTTGGTGCTGAGGTCCCGGAAAAACTAAACGTGGGAATTATCGGATGTGGCTCAATTATGGGACATCATGTCAAAGGACTCGTCGCACGCAAAGAGCCGGTCTCCATTTCGTATCTGTGTGATGTCGATCCACGTCAAATCGAACGTACGGCAAAGTATTTGAATGGCTTTCAATCGAAGGCAGCTAAACAAACCGCTCAGTTTCAAGATGTCATCACTGATAAAAATGTAGACGCAGTTATTATCGCCACACCTCATCACTGGCACGCTCCGATGACAATCGCTGCCATGATGGAAGGCAAGGACGTTTACATTGAGAAACCAATTTCACACGTTTATAACGAAGGGCACCAAATAATAGAGGCAGCTAAGAAGTATCAACGCGTGGTGCAACAGGGAAGCCAAATGCGCAACAGCCCTGTGACACAAAAGGCTGAAAAACTATTAAAACAGGGAATCATCGGCGAAGTCAAAATCGCCCGTGCCTGGACCGCGGAATCAAGAAGCGTTGTCAAACCCGTTCCCGATAGTGCTCCTCCCCATGGTGTTGATTATGACCGCTGGCTCGGACCGGCACCGAAGCGTGCGTTTAATCAACATCGTTTTCACGGCTCTTGGCGCATGTTCCGTGATTATGCCAATGGTGAAATAGGAGATGACGGAATTCATGATCTTGATATGGCAGCCTGGGGACTGGGAGTTGAAACCCTGCCCCGGCAAATTACCGCCCGTGGCAGTCGTATGATGTTACACGGTCACGCCAGCGAATACCCTGATAACATGAATGTTACCTATGAGTACCCTGATGGTCGACTACTGATTTACGAAAATTACCCCTTCACATCCTACGGTTTGCACGGCTTTGATAACGGTAATGTATTTTACGGGACGGAAGGTCATATGATCTTCTCACGGCGAGGTGCGTTCAGTGTATTCCTGGGGTCCAAGAACAAAAAAGGTCCTACCGAGGGAAAAGCTCTGAGAGGACAACGCGGTTATGCCGAACATATGTCGGAATTCTTAAATGCAGTACGAACTCGCAAGCCCACAAAAGCCAACCCGCAAACCGCGCATCGCAGTTGCGCGTTGGTGCATCTGGGTGAAATCACTTACCGCACCCGCGGGCGTCTTGATTTTGACCCCATAAAAGAACAATTCATTGACTGTGACGAAGCCAACGGAATGCTAGACAAAACCTATCGCAGTCCTTACGGTTTACCAACGTAA
- a CDS encoding DUF6122 family protein produces the protein MENVPDLVRHIIHYSCHLLVPFVIAKLFWKENWWKAGLIMLATMLIDVDHLLADPIFDPNRCSIGFHPLHTIWAGIVYLCLLAIPSWKWRAVAVGLLWHLCTDAIDCILGGHCLFCDFQ, from the coding sequence ATGGAAAATGTACCTGATCTCGTCAGGCATATCATCCACTATTCATGCCACCTGCTGGTACCATTCGTAATTGCGAAATTGTTCTGGAAAGAGAACTGGTGGAAAGCCGGGCTCATCATGCTGGCCACAATGCTCATCGACGTGGATCATCTTTTAGCTGACCCCATTTTTGATCCAAACCGTTGCAGTATTGGATTTCATCCGCTTCACACAATCTGGGCGGGAATTGTTTATCTGTGTCTGCTGGCAATTCCCTCCTGGAAATGGCGCGCTGTCGCAGTCGGACTTTTGTGGCATCTCTGCACGGATGCCATCGATTGCATTCTCGGCGGACACTGTCTGTTCTGTGATTTTCAGTGA
- a CDS encoding Gfo/Idh/MocA family protein, translating into MSQSNRVRWGVIGLGWFGEVHADNLAEIPEIELAALCTRRPERLNEIGERLGVNRRYTDYRELLADTEIDVVSITTHINDHRDIAIDALRSGKHVLLEKPMAPTVADCEQIVEVANNAKGFFMVGHICRFDPRVTIAKQAIDEGRIGKIISMHARRNLSKAIGQTVLDDISALMGDGIHDADLMLWFSQANVSTVYAQEVHPGQNKFPDGGWSIARLDNGAVAVVESVWHLPESTPYAIDARLEVIGTEGALYINCGEAGLTIHDARGVKMPDTMYWPRPFGNYFGVLKEELCYFANCVRNSEAPDRITPAESCAAVAWMEAATESAQTGSVITF; encoded by the coding sequence ATGAGTCAATCAAACAGAGTTCGTTGGGGAGTCATTGGTCTAGGTTGGTTTGGTGAAGTTCATGCCGATAACCTTGCCGAAATTCCGGAGATTGAATTGGCGGCGCTCTGTACTCGACGGCCTGAACGGTTAAACGAAATCGGAGAACGGTTGGGAGTTAATCGGCGGTATACAGATTATCGCGAGCTTCTGGCAGACACTGAGATTGATGTAGTGAGTATTACGACGCATATTAATGACCATCGTGACATTGCCATCGATGCACTGCGCAGCGGAAAGCACGTCTTGTTGGAAAAGCCGATGGCACCAACGGTGGCTGACTGTGAACAGATTGTTGAAGTTGCCAATAACGCAAAGGGCTTCTTCATGGTGGGGCACATCTGCCGGTTTGATCCCCGGGTGACGATTGCCAAACAGGCCATTGATGAGGGGCGGATTGGTAAAATCATCTCAATGCATGCGCGACGTAACCTGTCGAAGGCAATTGGTCAGACAGTACTTGATGACATTTCGGCATTGATGGGCGATGGAATCCATGATGCAGATCTGATGCTTTGGTTCAGTCAAGCCAATGTATCGACCGTGTATGCACAAGAGGTACATCCGGGGCAGAACAAATTCCCTGACGGTGGCTGGTCTATTGCACGACTTGATAACGGTGCAGTCGCCGTGGTTGAATCGGTCTGGCATCTACCGGAATCAACGCCCTACGCCATTGATGCACGACTGGAGGTAATCGGCACAGAAGGAGCCCTGTATATCAACTGCGGTGAAGCAGGCCTGACAATCCACGACGCGCGAGGCGTCAAAATGCCAGACACAATGTATTGGCCACGTCCGTTCGGTAATTACTTTGGTGTGCTGAAAGAAGAGCTATGTTATTTTGCAAACTGTGTAAGAAATAGCGAAGCCCCAGATCGGATTACGCCTGCGGAATCGTGCGCTGCAGTTGCCTGGATGGAAGCGGCGACCGAGTCAGCGCAAACAGGCTCGGTGATTACGTTCTGA
- a CDS encoding peroxiredoxin family protein: MKLFNIVSKTTLTLTLILLSQNVSQPHVYAGVENTSPPAVGKTAKDFSLSNLNGKQIKLSDELKKGPVVLLVLRGYPGYQCPLCTRQVGQFITSAAKLKSANATVVMVYPGTAKNLSSRASEFTRNIKLPANFQFLLDPDYKFTNAYGLRWDAKNETAYPSTFVIGTDGKVKFAKISKTHGNRSNVKEVLKALSSSS, from the coding sequence ATGAAACTGTTTAATATAGTAAGTAAAACTACATTGACTCTGACTTTAATTTTGTTGTCCCAAAATGTATCTCAGCCCCATGTGTACGCTGGTGTAGAAAATACATCTCCCCCTGCTGTGGGAAAAACTGCCAAGGATTTCTCGCTGTCCAACTTAAACGGCAAGCAGATTAAGCTCTCAGATGAACTCAAAAAAGGCCCCGTCGTATTGCTTGTGCTGCGAGGCTACCCTGGATATCAATGTCCTCTTTGCACACGGCAGGTGGGTCAATTTATCACGAGCGCTGCGAAACTGAAATCGGCAAATGCAACCGTTGTGATGGTTTATCCCGGCACCGCAAAAAATCTCAGCTCACGCGCAAGTGAGTTTACCCGAAATATTAAGCTTCCAGCTAACTTCCAATTCCTGCTCGATCCCGATTACAAATTCACGAATGCCTATGGTCTGCGTTGGGATGCAAAGAACGAAACAGCATATCCATCAACCTTTGTCATTGGCACAGATGGAAAAGTGAAGTTTGCCAAAATCAGCAAGACCCACGGAAATCGATCCAACGTAAAAGAGGTTTTGAAAGCCTTAAGCTCATCAAGTTAG
- a CDS encoding DUF1501 domain-containing protein — protein sequence MLTVNGYKQRVCSGLSRREALQVGGAGLFGLSLPGVLAAEETVGTFGNAKAKSVIFLFLFGGPSQLESFDMKPEAPSAIRGPFTPIHSRTPGLQISEHLKRTANISDKICVIRTMTHPHNDHNACHYIQTGHKWTRSAADGGDVNARSTDWPAMGSVVEYLSRKASDAHDRSLPDYIYLPNKLGALQGLERTGQHAGWLGSAYDAFATNIRKRNSADNPYFRDCNDEELDFRIHGLATTKAITLDRLNKRSSLLKQFDQANKSFHNDQVYENYDRIQQRALSLVTSKKMRSAFDIKQESAAMRDRYGRHLFGQSALMGRRMVEAGARFVTVCWDAPDGFSWDSHRSAHYLEKYLLPGFDQTYTALITDLEERGLLDETLIVTIGEMGRTPKGTSNWGRGHWSHCFPCLLAGAGIRGGVLHGMSDAHAAYPVENPVSPEDLAKTIYWSLGIDPDLFLTDQEDRPIPIIESGKPLKQLFG from the coding sequence ATGCTGACAGTCAATGGTTATAAACAACGAGTTTGTTCTGGTCTGTCGCGGCGTGAAGCGTTGCAAGTGGGAGGCGCGGGGTTGTTTGGTCTCAGCCTGCCGGGTGTCCTGGCTGCTGAAGAAACGGTTGGCACCTTTGGCAATGCAAAGGCGAAGTCTGTCATTTTTCTGTTTCTGTTTGGTGGTCCAAGTCAGCTTGAATCATTCGACATGAAGCCGGAAGCTCCAAGCGCGATTCGTGGGCCGTTTACTCCGATTCACTCACGAACCCCGGGTTTACAAATCAGTGAGCACCTGAAGCGTACTGCGAATATTTCAGATAAAATCTGTGTGATTCGTACAATGACGCATCCACATAATGATCACAATGCTTGCCACTATATACAGACCGGACATAAATGGACCCGGTCAGCTGCCGATGGAGGGGATGTCAATGCCCGCTCGACCGATTGGCCCGCAATGGGAAGTGTCGTTGAATACCTTTCACGCAAAGCCTCGGATGCTCATGATCGTAGTCTTCCCGATTATATTTATTTACCGAATAAGCTGGGGGCGCTGCAGGGGTTGGAACGCACTGGACAACACGCCGGCTGGCTTGGCTCAGCCTACGACGCGTTTGCGACCAACATTCGCAAACGGAACTCGGCGGACAATCCCTATTTTCGCGACTGCAACGATGAAGAACTGGATTTCCGTATTCATGGTTTAGCGACGACGAAAGCGATTACATTAGACCGTTTGAACAAACGAAGCAGTTTGTTAAAACAGTTCGATCAAGCAAACAAATCATTCCACAATGATCAGGTTTATGAGAATTACGACCGCATCCAACAGCGTGCCCTTTCGCTGGTCACGTCGAAAAAGATGCGATCGGCCTTCGATATTAAGCAGGAGTCGGCTGCGATGCGAGATCGTTATGGTCGGCATCTGTTTGGTCAATCGGCTTTGATGGGACGACGAATGGTAGAAGCAGGGGCGCGGTTTGTCACAGTCTGTTGGGATGCCCCCGATGGTTTTAGCTGGGATTCGCATCGTAGTGCGCATTATCTGGAAAAGTATCTTTTACCCGGTTTTGATCAGACTTATACCGCGTTGATTACCGATCTGGAAGAACGTGGTTTGCTCGATGAAACGCTAATCGTCACCATAGGTGAAATGGGCCGGACACCAAAAGGGACAAGTAATTGGGGCCGCGGGCACTGGTCACACTGTTTCCCCTGTTTACTTGCCGGAGCAGGGATCCGTGGCGGTGTTCTTCATGGAATGTCCGATGCCCATGCCGCTTATCCAGTAGAAAACCCTGTCAGTCCCGAAGACCTTGCAAAAACAATCTACTGGTCACTTGGCATCGATCCCGATCTCTTTCTTACAGATCAGGAAGATCGTCCGATCCCCATCATCGAGAGTGGCAAACCGCTCAAACAGTTGTTTGGTTGA
- a CDS encoding sialidase family protein — MTRHSLISRRSFVNSTALAMVSPIGTTALQAAYSNKKNAKLIKSITKETIFRNRNGSGTTWFHPRTCLIPGKNGKATLFANLQEIGGSDYFGPVHWSESQDRGMTWSIPQPIPALGRDPVQGHPGLMAGVCDVTPQYHQKTDTILSLGHVVFYRGPRFARGDQLARYPVYAVRQKNGIWSERKILEWDDPRGSFIYTNNCGQRIVMPNGDIMMSFTFGPEKDHRMVAGVRCSFDGSELKILEVGPPLKNNVGRGLLEPSITRFQNQFFMTIRAEDGHGYVAVSPDGLNYHRKTAWAWDDGQPIGMSTTQQHWLTHSDELFLVYTRKDKSNKNVIRWRSPLWVARVDPKKLCLIRESEQVVLPLVGDGVNKPNEVAIMGNFDVTNLSPNESCVTVGEWLPRGGYKGDLLLSRIRWNKPNRNLPDFAL; from the coding sequence GTGACTCGTCATTCACTTATTTCCCGTCGTAGTTTTGTGAATTCCACTGCACTAGCGATGGTAAGTCCCATTGGGACTACTGCATTGCAAGCTGCCTACAGTAACAAGAAAAACGCCAAACTAATCAAATCGATTACAAAAGAAACGATCTTTCGTAATCGTAATGGGTCTGGAACAACCTGGTTTCACCCACGCACTTGCCTGATTCCAGGTAAAAACGGGAAAGCGACACTCTTTGCCAATTTGCAGGAGATTGGAGGCTCAGATTATTTTGGCCCTGTCCACTGGAGTGAATCCCAGGATCGAGGAATGACCTGGAGTATTCCCCAACCAATTCCAGCACTCGGACGTGATCCAGTTCAAGGACACCCGGGATTGATGGCAGGGGTCTGTGATGTGACGCCGCAGTACCATCAAAAGACAGATACCATTCTTTCCCTGGGACATGTCGTCTTCTATCGCGGACCTCGATTTGCAAGAGGCGATCAACTGGCACGCTATCCGGTGTATGCAGTGCGACAAAAAAATGGCATCTGGTCGGAACGGAAAATTCTGGAATGGGACGATCCACGCGGTTCATTTATCTATACCAATAATTGTGGGCAACGTATTGTGATGCCTAACGGCGATATCATGATGTCGTTCACATTTGGACCTGAAAAAGACCATCGCATGGTAGCCGGAGTTCGCTGTTCGTTTGATGGCTCAGAACTAAAAATCCTGGAAGTGGGGCCTCCTTTAAAAAATAATGTCGGGCGTGGCTTACTCGAACCTTCCATCACGCGGTTCCAGAATCAATTCTTCATGACCATTCGCGCAGAGGATGGACATGGATATGTTGCCGTCAGCCCGGACGGTTTGAACTACCACAGAAAAACAGCCTGGGCCTGGGACGATGGCCAGCCAATTGGCATGTCAACGACACAACAACACTGGCTCACTCATTCCGATGAACTCTTTCTGGTCTATACGAGAAAAGATAAATCGAACAAAAATGTTATCCGTTGGCGTTCTCCATTGTGGGTCGCACGCGTTGATCCGAAAAAACTCTGTCTGATTCGGGAGTCAGAACAAGTTGTGCTGCCTCTAGTGGGTGATGGAGTCAATAAACCCAACGAGGTCGCCATCATGGGTAACTTTGATGTGACGAATCTCAGCCCCAATGAGTCTTGCGTGACTGTCGGAGAGTGGCTTCCCCGAGGTGGCTATAAGGGTGATCTCTTACTCTCAAGAATTCGCTGGAACAAACCAAACCGAAATCTACCTGATTTTGCTCTTTGA
- a CDS encoding response regulator, with protein sequence MLILSRKQDQNVSFPDLGITVKILGVRGSTVRVGFDAPVEFKIVRGELPEAISHDSKEHQIVQVPPELRHKLRNQLNSLSIATHLYKEQVAAGFHKEAEKVFKRQVELLENILEQNQISSEDAKHLEKKPNSILLVEDQENEREMLAGLLEMHGYQVATSKDGVDAIDHLENNPLPSIILFDMRMPRCDGPTAIRHIRKNEAYNQVKIFAISGTAPEDCFAQSENEGVNAWFMKPLNPGKLIDAMAVSCRT encoded by the coding sequence ATGCTTATTCTCAGTCGTAAGCAGGACCAAAACGTCAGCTTCCCCGATCTTGGTATTACGGTAAAGATTCTTGGTGTGAGAGGCTCTACTGTAAGAGTCGGATTTGATGCTCCCGTCGAATTCAAAATTGTCCGAGGCGAATTACCTGAAGCAATATCTCATGACTCAAAAGAGCACCAGATTGTTCAAGTCCCTCCTGAACTGCGACACAAACTCCGAAATCAATTAAATTCTTTGAGTATTGCTACGCATCTTTATAAAGAACAAGTGGCAGCTGGCTTTCATAAGGAAGCTGAAAAAGTCTTTAAAAGACAAGTCGAGTTACTGGAAAATATTCTCGAACAAAATCAGATTTCTTCTGAGGATGCCAAACATTTAGAAAAGAAGCCAAATAGTATTCTGTTAGTTGAGGATCAGGAGAACGAGCGCGAGATGCTGGCAGGCTTACTCGAGATGCATGGCTATCAAGTCGCTACAAGTAAAGATGGTGTTGATGCTATTGATCATCTGGAGAATAACCCGCTTCCTTCGATCATTCTTTTTGATATGCGAATGCCTCGCTGTGATGGACCGACAGCGATTAGACATATCCGAAAGAACGAAGCTTATAATCAAGTGAAAATATTTGCAATAAGTGGAACAGCTCCTGAGGATTGTTTCGCTCAATCAGAAAATGAAGGTGTCAATGCCTGGTTTATGAAGCCCTTGAATCCAGGAAAACTTATTGACGCGATGGCAGTTTCCTGTCGCACTTAA